The genomic stretch ACTCTAAAGGCACGCTTTATGGCCTGTGCAATCTTTTAGGGAAAAATGGCATAAACATAAATGCTATTACAATATCTGAAAATCTTGAGTTCGGCGCTGTAAGGCTTTTGGTTGATAAAACTGAAGAAGCTATTAAACTTTTAAAAGATAACAATTTTATTGCCAACACTACTGAAGTGGTAGTTGCAGAAACCGGTGATAATGCCGGTTCGCTCGCAGGGATCCTAAAGACCCTGTTTGAAAATTCAATAAATGTAGATTATATGTACGGGCTGGCCGAAAAATCTTCAAAAAAGGGCTTATTGGTATTTAAATTTGACGACACTGATAAAGCAATTGAAATCTTCGCAAAAAGTAAAGTGAAAATGCTAGGCAAAAAAGAAATTAACGGCATATAAAGCATTTTTTGGCTTAAAGCGCAATATGAGACATTTGGCAGAAAAATCCATACTAATTTTTTGTATTTTGTTTTCCTTTTTAAGCATTTCTTTTTGTTCAGATATTTCCATTTCCGCTAATGTAGATAAAAATTCCTTATCGCTGGATGGCCAGCCGATATTGGAAGTAAACGTTTTAGGAAAAGTCTCCAGTATACCCAATCCTACT from Elusimicrobiota bacterium encodes the following:
- a CDS encoding amino acid-binding protein; translation: MKITQLSVFLKNSKGTLYGLCNLLGKNGININAITISENLEFGAVRLLVDKTEEAIKLLKDNNFIANTTEVVVAETGDNAGSLAGILKTLFENSINVDYMYGLAEKSSKKGLLVFKFDDTDKAIEIFAKSKVKMLGKKEINGI